The Haloferax sp. Atlit-12N region CACCTATCGCTACTTCCGCGACGCCGAGCCGAATCGCTACACGCACCACGTGAGCGACGCCCCCGAAATCGACGCCATCGAAGCGGTCGACGACGAGACGGTCCGGTTCGAGTGCGCGTACCCCGCACCGACGCTGGCGGACATCACGTTCGCGGACCTCCCCATCCTCCCGGCGCACATCTGGGAGAGCGTCGACGACCCCTACACGTACGCCGAGTACCCAGTCGGGACCGGTCCGTACGAACTGGTCGACTAC contains the following coding sequences:
- a CDS encoding ABC transporter substrate-binding protein, translated to IYVSSGSSFDWLKDLVYDRLLAPSPYVEDPMPGLATETTQVDETTWTATVRPDATWHDGEPFTADDVVFTYRYFRDAEPNRYTHHVSDAPEIDAIEAVDDETVRFECAYPAPTLADITFADLPILPAHIWESVDDPYTYAEYPVGTGPYELVDY